A single Thiohalobacter thiocyanaticus DNA region contains:
- a CDS encoding NfeD family protein, translating to MTSIRLWLAAALLALTSAVQAQGAAVLLDIEGGIGPVTADFIERGLASAEAEGAELVILRLDTPGGLDTSMRSIIKAILNSPVPVASFVAPRGARAASAGTYILYASHIAAMAPGTNLGAATPVNLIDDGGGMPKPPGQPDQDAAQEGEQAAAEPGDAKQRKAVNDAVAYIRSLAQLRGRNADWAEQAVREAASLAAEEALEREVIDLVAANLTELMQALDGYEFEIQGETRTLATRDMQIETIEPDWRTRLLAVIADPNIAYILILLGFYGLLLEFYNPGFIVPGVVGAISLILALFALQVLPVNYAGLGLIILGIIFMSAEAFVPSFGALGIGGLIAFVIGSIMLIDTDAPGYGISPALIATVSVTSAAFFIFVLGMVVKARERPVVSGQEQMIGALGTAREDFSDRGWVHVHGENWRARAVRPVRQGQRIRVTGMDELLLEIEPIEEE from the coding sequence ATGACATCGATACGGTTGTGGCTGGCGGCGGCTCTGCTGGCGCTGACGTCGGCAGTGCAGGCCCAGGGGGCGGCCGTGCTGCTGGACATCGAGGGCGGCATCGGGCCGGTCACGGCGGATTTCATCGAACGGGGTCTGGCCAGCGCCGAAGCCGAAGGCGCCGAACTGGTGATCCTGCGCCTGGACACCCCGGGCGGACTGGATACCTCCATGCGTTCCATCATCAAGGCCATCCTCAATTCGCCGGTGCCGGTGGCGAGCTTCGTGGCCCCGCGCGGGGCGCGGGCGGCCAGCGCCGGCACCTATATCCTGTATGCCAGCCATATCGCCGCCATGGCGCCGGGGACCAACCTGGGCGCGGCCACGCCGGTGAACCTGATCGACGATGGCGGCGGCATGCCGAAACCGCCGGGCCAGCCCGATCAGGACGCTGCCCAGGAAGGCGAGCAGGCAGCGGCGGAGCCGGGCGATGCCAAGCAGCGCAAGGCGGTCAACGACGCCGTGGCCTATATCCGCTCGCTGGCGCAGCTGCGCGGGCGCAATGCCGACTGGGCCGAGCAGGCGGTGCGTGAGGCGGCCAGCCTGGCGGCAGAGGAGGCGCTGGAGCGGGAGGTGATCGATCTGGTGGCAGCCAATCTGACCGAACTGATGCAGGCGCTCGATGGCTACGAGTTCGAGATCCAGGGCGAGACGCGCACCCTGGCCACCCGGGACATGCAGATCGAGACCATCGAACCCGACTGGCGCACCCGCCTGCTGGCGGTGATCGCCGACCCCAACATTGCCTATATCCTCATCCTGCTCGGCTTCTACGGGCTGTTGCTGGAATTCTACAACCCGGGCTTCATCGTCCCCGGCGTGGTCGGCGCCATCTCGCTGATCCTGGCCCTGTTCGCGCTGCAGGTACTGCCGGTGAACTATGCCGGGCTGGGCCTGATCATCCTCGGCATCATCTTCATGTCGGCCGAGGCCTTCGTGCCCAGTTTCGGGGCGCTGGGCATCGGCGGGCTGATCGCCTTCGTCATCGGTTCCATCATGCTGATCGACACCGACGCGCCCGGCTACGGCATCTCGCCGGCGCTGATCGCCACGGTGAGCGTGACCAGCGCCGCCTTCTTCATTTTCGTGCTGGGCATGGTGGTCAAGGCGCGGGAGCGGCCTGTCGTCAGCGGTCAGGAGCAGATGATCGGTGCCCTGGGCACGGCGCGCGAGGATTTCAGCGACCGCGGCTGGGTG